One genomic segment of Paraburkholderia phymatum STM815 includes these proteins:
- the bamA gene encoding outer membrane protein assembly factor BamA yields MKQRASTICLASALTVCATTLTPSIAHADDSMIVMDIRLEGLRRIEAGTLLANLPIKRGEVFTDDKASAAVRAIYDTGLFNDVNVSLDGDVVVVHVVERPAIADIDFAGIHEFEKDNLTKALKAVGLSRGRPFDKALIDKAEQELKRQYLTRGYYAAEVQTTTTPVDSGRVSILFSVIEGPNAKIRQINFIGNRVFSESTLRDEMELSTPNWFSWYTKNDLYSKEKLGADLDRLRSYYLNRGYLEFRIDSTQVSLTPDKKEMYLTLNVHEGKPYTITGIRLAGNLLDREGELTPLIGIKPGEKFSEDKLRATTKAVVDRLGEYGYAFATVNAVPRIDQDKHTVDLTLQVDPGRRVYVRQVNVEGNTRTRDEVIRREMRQLESAWFDSNRLALSKERVNRLGYFTDVDVTTVPVSGSNDQVDVDVKVTEKPTGAITLGAGFSSSDKVVLSAGVSQDNVFGSGTSLAVNVNTAKTYRTLSVTQTDPYFTVDGIKRISDVYYRTSYPLYYSNDESFRIVSLGADLKFGIPFSEIDTVYFGLGIEQDRFNTDSSTPQAYLDYVKEFGRVVNNVPITAAWSRDARDSALMPSRGYMLQANGEVGTPAGETEYYKADVQSQYYYSFARGFILGLNLQAGYGNGFAGKAYPIFKNYYAGGIGSVRGYESSSLGPRDSSTGDSIGGSKMVVANVEMTFPLPGSGWDRTLRVFTFVDAGNVWGNEGSSTGANGLRYSYGAGLEWISPIGPLKLSVGFPIVRHADDKYQVFQFQIGTSF; encoded by the coding sequence ATGAAACAAAGAGCATCAACTATCTGTCTCGCCAGCGCGCTCACCGTGTGCGCCACGACGCTGACGCCATCGATCGCGCATGCCGACGATTCCATGATCGTCATGGACATCCGCCTCGAAGGCCTGAGGCGCATTGAAGCGGGGACGCTGCTCGCGAATCTGCCCATCAAACGCGGTGAAGTGTTCACGGACGACAAGGCATCGGCGGCCGTGCGGGCGATCTACGATACGGGTCTGTTCAACGACGTCAACGTATCGCTCGACGGCGATGTAGTGGTCGTGCACGTCGTCGAGCGTCCGGCTATTGCTGACATCGATTTCGCCGGCATTCACGAGTTCGAGAAAGACAATCTGACCAAGGCGCTGAAAGCAGTGGGTCTGTCGCGCGGCCGTCCGTTCGACAAGGCGCTGATCGACAAGGCCGAACAGGAACTGAAACGCCAGTACCTCACGCGAGGCTACTACGCCGCCGAAGTGCAAACCACGACCACGCCTGTGGATAGCGGACGCGTATCGATACTCTTCTCGGTGATCGAAGGCCCGAATGCGAAGATCCGGCAGATCAATTTCATCGGCAATCGTGTGTTTTCGGAAAGCACGCTGCGCGACGAAATGGAACTGTCGACGCCGAACTGGTTTTCCTGGTACACGAAGAACGATCTATACTCGAAAGAGAAGCTCGGCGCCGATCTCGACCGGCTGCGTTCCTACTATCTGAACCGCGGCTATCTGGAGTTCCGGATCGACTCGACGCAGGTTTCGCTGACGCCCGACAAGAAGGAGATGTACCTGACGCTCAACGTGCACGAAGGCAAGCCTTATACGATCACGGGCATCCGGCTCGCCGGCAATCTGCTCGATCGCGAAGGGGAATTGACGCCGTTGATCGGCATCAAGCCCGGCGAAAAGTTCTCCGAAGACAAACTGCGCGCGACGACAAAAGCGGTTGTGGACCGGCTCGGCGAATATGGCTACGCGTTCGCGACGGTGAATGCAGTGCCACGAATCGATCAGGACAAGCATACGGTCGATCTCACGCTGCAAGTCGATCCAGGCCGCCGCGTCTATGTGCGGCAGGTGAACGTGGAAGGCAACACGCGCACGCGCGACGAAGTGATACGCCGTGAAATGCGCCAACTGGAAAGCGCATGGTTCGATTCGAATCGGCTCGCACTGTCGAAGGAACGCGTAAACCGTCTCGGCTATTTCACCGACGTGGACGTGACGACGGTGCCCGTCTCCGGCTCGAACGATCAGGTCGATGTCGACGTCAAGGTCACGGAAAAGCCGACAGGGGCAATCACGCTGGGCGCGGGTTTTTCTTCGTCGGACAAGGTGGTGTTGTCGGCGGGTGTTTCGCAGGACAACGTCTTCGGCTCGGGCACGAGTCTCGCCGTCAACGTGAATACGGCGAAAACGTATCGCACGCTGTCGGTCACGCAGACCGACCCCTATTTCACGGTGGATGGCATCAAGCGCATTTCGGATGTCTATTACCGCACGAGTTATCCGCTGTATTACAGCAACGACGAGAGCTTTCGTATCGTCTCGCTCGGCGCAGACCTGAAGTTCGGCATTCCGTTTTCGGAGATCGATACTGTCTACTTCGGGCTCGGTATCGAGCAGGATCGCTTCAACACCGATTCGTCGACGCCGCAGGCCTATCTCGACTATGTCAAGGAATTCGGCCGAGTCGTCAACAACGTGCCGATTACCGCGGCCTGGTCGCGCGATGCGCGTGACAGCGCACTAATGCCGAGCCGCGGTTACATGCTGCAGGCCAACGGCGAAGTCGGCACGCCGGCGGGTGAAACCGAGTACTACAAAGCCGATGTGCAGAGCCAGTACTACTACTCGTTCGCGCGCGGCTTCATTCTGGGCCTGAATTTGCAGGCCGGCTACGGCAATGGGTTCGCCGGCAAGGCCTATCCGATCTTCAAGAACTACTATGCAGGCGGTATCGGTTCGGTGCGCGGTTATGAATCGAGTTCGCTGGGGCCGCGCGATTCGTCGACGGGCGATTCGATCGGCGGATCGAAGATGGTGGTCGCCAACGTCGAGATGACCTTTCCGCTGCCGGGCAGTGGCTGGGACCGCACGCTGCGCGTCTTCACCTTCGTCGATGCGGGCAATGTATGGGGCAACGAAGGCAGCAGCACGGGCGCAAACGGCTTGCGATACAGCTATGGCGCTGGGCTTGAATGGATTTCGCCGATTGGGCCGTTGAAGTTGTCGGTCGGGTTTCCCATTGTGCGGCACGCGGACGATAAGTATCAGGTCTTTCAGTTTCAGATTGGGACTTCGTTCTGA
- a CDS encoding efflux transporter outer membrane subunit, whose protein sequence is MMDKATRTTRRVQRSIVAAAIATLCAGCAVGPDYKRPDVVVPAAFKEANSSDAGDVWQQAKPDPAASLDSRWWTVFGDGTLDDLCERALKANQTLAQYEAAYRSARAQVASSRASLFPTVSFAGSGTRSRTGTGSNTTPISSGSSTSSYASKSVSAELEASWEPDLWGSVRRSVEVSEASAQASDAQLAGERLSVLATLAVDYFTVRAADADLAILEEERRIDAELLALTEAKYKQGVSSYDDVRTAHNTLQAIDESIASAQLTRRQYEHAIAVLLGEPPAAFSLPVQADYRFDLPALPVALPSTLLQRRPDVVQAERTVAQYNAKIGVAKAGYFPTITLTADGGWSGTSFAHLISLPTRFWSLGLDVAQTVFDAGATSASVRAARANYDQEVAAYRQTVLSAFQDVEDYLSAVQIASRQAAASNEVARRSGELAASQQRNFAAGTASRIDMLDTQLTQVEDRKIALDYSSTTLQNAVLLVKALGGGWDSQLKTADSSGR, encoded by the coding sequence ATGATGGACAAAGCTACGCGCACGACGCGGCGTGTGCAACGATCGATCGTGGCTGCCGCCATTGCAACGCTGTGCGCAGGCTGCGCGGTCGGCCCCGACTACAAGCGGCCCGATGTCGTCGTGCCCGCCGCCTTCAAGGAAGCCAACAGTTCCGATGCGGGCGACGTGTGGCAGCAGGCGAAGCCCGATCCCGCCGCGTCACTCGATAGCCGCTGGTGGACCGTGTTCGGCGACGGGACGCTCGACGATCTGTGCGAGCGCGCGCTGAAGGCGAACCAGACCCTCGCGCAATACGAAGCCGCGTATCGCTCGGCGCGCGCCCAGGTCGCGTCGTCGCGCGCGAGTCTGTTTCCCACGGTGTCGTTCGCCGGTTCGGGTACGCGCTCGCGTACGGGTACCGGCAGCAACACGACACCGATTTCATCAGGCAGCAGCACTAGCAGCTACGCGTCGAAGAGCGTGTCGGCGGAACTGGAGGCGAGCTGGGAGCCGGACCTGTGGGGCAGCGTGCGGCGCTCCGTCGAAGTGAGCGAGGCTAGCGCGCAGGCATCGGATGCGCAACTGGCGGGCGAGCGCCTGAGCGTGCTCGCGACGCTGGCCGTCGACTACTTCACCGTGCGGGCCGCCGACGCCGATCTCGCGATTCTCGAAGAGGAACGCCGCATCGATGCGGAACTGCTCGCGCTGACGGAAGCGAAGTACAAGCAAGGCGTTTCCTCGTATGACGATGTGCGCACGGCCCACAACACATTGCAGGCGATCGACGAAAGTATCGCGAGCGCGCAACTCACGCGCCGTCAGTACGAGCATGCGATTGCCGTGCTGCTCGGCGAGCCGCCCGCGGCGTTTTCGCTGCCGGTTCAGGCGGACTATCGGTTCGACTTGCCGGCGCTGCCCGTCGCGTTGCCGTCCACATTGCTGCAGCGGCGGCCGGACGTCGTGCAGGCCGAGCGCACGGTCGCGCAATACAACGCGAAAATCGGCGTGGCGAAGGCGGGCTATTTCCCGACCATCACGCTAACGGCCGACGGCGGCTGGAGCGGCACGTCGTTCGCGCATCTAATCTCGCTGCCCACGCGCTTCTGGTCGCTCGGACTCGACGTTGCGCAGACGGTGTTCGATGCGGGCGCGACGAGCGCCTCGGTGCGTGCCGCGCGCGCCAACTACGATCAGGAAGTGGCCGCGTACCGGCAGACCGTGCTGAGCGCGTTCCAGGACGTTGAAGATTATCTGAGCGCAGTGCAGATCGCGTCGCGCCAGGCGGCAGCGTCGAACGAGGTCGCGCGGCGCAGCGGCGAACTGGCCGCCAGCCAGCAACGCAACTTCGCGGCAGGCACGGCGAGCCGCATCGACATGCTCGACACGCAACTCACGCAAGTGGAGGACCGCAAGATCGCCCTCGACTACAGCAGCACGACGTTGCAGAACGCTGTGCTGCTAGTGAAAGCGCTGGGGGGCGGGTGGGACAGTCAACTGAAGACGGCGGATTCTTCCGGGAGGTGA
- a CDS encoding efflux RND transporter permease subunit → MNLSAPFIRRPVGTMLLALGLALFGIVAFRLLPVAALPSVDFPVVMVSATLSGANSDTVAKTVTAPLERAFGSIAGLSQMTSQSSSGSSQIVLQFDLNRDIDGAARDVQAAINAARSNLPTTLTQTPTYRKMNPAAAPMMIVGLTSDTVGVGQMYDYASSVLQQKLLQVEGVGDVTVGGGALPAVRVELNPDQLSRYGIALDSVRTALANASVDLPKGAVSMNGQHYVTGANDQLTEPADYKPLVIRTHDGTVVHVTDVAQVVRSTEDLRNYGLANGKPAVLLIVSKQPNANVIKTVDAIRDTLPQLAASLPSTVKLNVVLDGTQTIRSSVFDVEISLLAAVLLVTAVSYAFFRDWRSTLIPAITVPLALAGTFTAMYFLGYSLNNLSLMALTISTGFVVDDAIVVVENIMRHVDQGKTPLAAALDGTREVGFTVLTISVSLVVVFLPLIMMSGIVGRLFREFSVSLAIAIMISMVISLTLAPTLGRLLLRGPPHKQSEGASGPRVERAYARSLRWALRHPKMMLAVTVFLLFANVGVVAVMPKGFFPIEDTGRLMGNIQASQSISFQAMKQKFDEINRRILQNADVQSVSGYVGGRNAVSNSMMFITLKPLSERKHSADQVIADLSRRTADIPGVRLLLQSAQDLMFGARQSSAQFQYTVTAENQDDLDKWVPRIEAKLRTLPQLRDVNTDVQSASLSMMLQVNRDAAARLGVPFEAIDDALNNAFSQRQIATVYGPANQYHVVMEIAPQYAQDPKTLDTLYVPATNASSTSSTSSSTSTASSATLVPLSALATRTLSHAPVTIAHDNQFAAVTLSYNLREGVTMSDANESIKSAVASLNLPNTILPGFAGQGAMMQQSGGSELLLIIGALMAVYIALGILYENLIHPLTILSTLPSAGLGALVALYVCGYELTIIALIGIVLLIGIVKKNAIMMVDFAVTYEREQGSSAEESIYQACLTRFRPIMMTTLAALLGAVPLIVSSGYGHEFRHPLGVAIFGGLMVSQLLTLFTTPVIYLWLDRFNGRRASRNGTPS, encoded by the coding sequence GTGAACCTGTCCGCTCCTTTCATCCGTCGCCCCGTCGGCACGATGCTGCTGGCGCTCGGCCTTGCGCTGTTCGGCATCGTCGCGTTCCGGCTGCTGCCCGTCGCCGCGCTGCCTTCGGTGGATTTTCCCGTCGTGATGGTCAGCGCGACGCTGTCGGGTGCAAACTCCGACACGGTCGCAAAGACCGTGACGGCGCCGCTTGAACGAGCATTCGGCTCGATTGCGGGGCTCTCGCAGATGACGTCGCAAAGCTCGTCGGGCTCGTCGCAGATCGTGCTGCAGTTCGATCTGAACCGCGATATCGACGGCGCGGCGCGCGACGTGCAGGCCGCGATCAACGCGGCGCGCAGCAATCTGCCGACGACGCTCACGCAGACGCCGACCTATCGCAAGATGAATCCTGCCGCGGCGCCCATGATGATCGTCGGACTCACATCGGATACGGTGGGCGTCGGGCAGATGTACGACTATGCGTCGTCGGTGTTGCAACAGAAGCTGTTGCAGGTGGAAGGCGTCGGCGATGTGACGGTGGGCGGCGGCGCACTGCCTGCCGTGCGCGTCGAGCTGAATCCCGATCAACTGAGCCGCTACGGCATCGCGCTCGACAGCGTGCGCACCGCGCTGGCGAACGCGAGCGTTGATCTGCCGAAGGGCGCCGTCAGCATGAACGGACAGCACTACGTGACCGGTGCGAACGATCAGTTGACGGAACCCGCCGATTACAAGCCGCTCGTGATCCGCACCCACGATGGCACGGTGGTGCACGTCACCGATGTCGCGCAAGTGGTGAGGTCAACGGAAGACCTGCGCAACTACGGTCTCGCGAACGGCAAGCCAGCCGTGCTGCTGATCGTGTCGAAGCAGCCGAACGCGAACGTCATCAAGACCGTCGACGCGATTCGCGACACGCTTCCGCAACTCGCCGCGAGCCTGCCGTCGACGGTGAAGCTCAACGTTGTGCTGGACGGCACGCAGACGATCCGCTCGTCCGTGTTCGACGTCGAGATCTCGCTGCTGGCAGCCGTGCTGCTGGTGACGGCCGTGTCGTACGCGTTTTTTCGCGACTGGCGCAGCACGCTGATTCCCGCGATCACGGTGCCGCTCGCGCTGGCGGGCACCTTCACCGCGATGTACTTCCTCGGCTACAGCCTGAACAACCTGTCGCTGATGGCGCTGACCATCTCGACGGGCTTCGTAGTGGACGACGCGATCGTCGTGGTCGAAAACATCATGCGACATGTCGATCAGGGCAAGACGCCGCTTGCCGCCGCGCTCGACGGTACGCGTGAAGTCGGCTTCACGGTGCTGACCATTAGCGTGTCGCTCGTGGTCGTGTTCCTGCCGCTCATCATGATGAGCGGCATCGTCGGGCGGCTGTTCCGTGAGTTCTCCGTGTCGCTGGCGATTGCAATCATGATTTCGATGGTGATCTCGCTGACACTCGCGCCGACGCTGGGCCGTCTGCTGCTGCGCGGCCCACCGCACAAGCAGAGCGAAGGCGCGTCCGGGCCGCGCGTGGAACGTGCTTACGCGCGCAGTCTGCGCTGGGCCCTGCGTCATCCGAAGATGATGCTTGCGGTCACCGTGTTCCTGCTATTCGCCAATGTCGGCGTGGTCGCCGTAATGCCAAAGGGATTTTTCCCGATCGAGGACACGGGGCGGCTGATGGGCAACATCCAGGCGTCGCAGAGCATTTCGTTCCAGGCGATGAAGCAGAAGTTCGACGAGATCAACCGGCGCATTTTGCAGAACGCGGATGTGCAATCGGTATCGGGCTACGTCGGCGGCCGCAATGCAGTGAGCAACAGCATGATGTTCATCACGCTCAAGCCGCTGTCGGAGCGCAAGCATAGCGCCGATCAGGTGATCGCTGATCTGAGCCGCCGCACAGCCGATATTCCCGGCGTGCGACTCTTGCTGCAATCCGCGCAGGACCTGATGTTCGGCGCGCGACAAAGCTCGGCGCAGTTCCAGTACACCGTGACGGCGGAGAACCAGGACGACCTGGACAAGTGGGTGCCGCGCATCGAAGCGAAGCTGCGCACGCTGCCGCAGTTGCGCGACGTGAACACCGACGTGCAAAGCGCGAGTCTTTCGATGATGCTGCAAGTCAATCGCGATGCGGCGGCGCGTCTGGGCGTGCCGTTCGAAGCCATCGACGATGCATTGAACAATGCATTCAGTCAGCGGCAGATTGCGACGGTCTATGGTCCTGCGAATCAGTATCACGTCGTCATGGAGATCGCGCCGCAGTACGCGCAAGATCCGAAGACGCTGGACACGCTGTATGTACCCGCGACCAATGCGAGCAGCACGTCCAGCACATCCTCTTCGACGAGCACCGCCTCGAGCGCAACGCTTGTGCCGCTGTCCGCGCTCGCGACGCGCACACTGTCGCACGCCCCCGTTACGATTGCGCACGACAACCAGTTTGCGGCTGTCACGCTGTCGTACAACCTGCGCGAAGGCGTGACGATGAGCGACGCAAACGAGTCCATCAAGTCGGCCGTCGCGTCGCTGAATCTGCCGAACACGATATTGCCCGGTTTCGCAGGACAAGGCGCGATGATGCAGCAGTCGGGCGGCAGCGAACTGCTGTTGATTATCGGCGCGCTGATGGCCGTCTATATTGCGCTCGGCATCCTGTACGAGAATCTTATCCATCCGCTGACGATACTCTCGACGCTGCCTTCGGCGGGACTGGGTGCACTCGTCGCGCTCTACGTCTGTGGCTACGAGCTGACGATCATCGCGCTGATCGGCATCGTGCTGCTGATCGGCATCGTGAAGAAGAACGCGATCATGATGGTCGATTTTGCCGTCACGTATGAGCGTGAACAGGGCTCGAGCGCCGAGGAATCGATCTACCAGGCGTGTCTCACGCGTTTCAGGCCGATCATGATGACGACGCTCGCCGCATTGCTCGGTGCGGTGCCGCTGATCGTCAGTTCGGGCTATGGGCATGAGTTTCGCCATCCGCTTGGCGTCGCGATTTTCGGCGGCCTGATGGTCAGCCAGTTGCTGACGCTCTTCACGACACCCGTGATCTATCTCTGGCTCGACCGCTTCAACGGCCGGCGCGCCTCACGTAACGGAACCCCATCATGA
- a CDS encoding efflux RND transporter permease subunit, with protein MDISRPFIRRPVATGLMTLALLLIGLIAYRLMPVSALPEIDYPTIQVYTQYPGASPDVISTSVTAPLEKQFGQMAGLKRMNSTSSLGVSLVTLQFLTSTNLDEAEQEVQAAINSANSTLPSNLPYPPVYSKVNPADTAVLTLAVTSDALPLTRVEDLTDTRIAQKLSQVSGVGLVTLSGGARPAVRVQTDTRALNAMGLSLEDVRTAVGDANVNSAKGTIDGNLQAFTIDANDQLTSAADYQDLVLAYRKGAPVRLADVARISQTAENPRQAAWSGATPAIIVNVQRQPGANVIEVVDGIEALLPQLRASLPATVKISVLSDRTQTIRASVHDVKMELVAAIALVVMVVFVFLRRLEFTLIPAVTVPFALVGTVAGIYALGFSVNNLTLMALTVATGFVVDDAIVMLENVMRHIENGETPLDAALKGARQIGFTILSISVALVAVLIPLFFMPDVIGRLFREFALTLAIAIVISAWVSLTLTPMMAARMLRADRAASDSDATARDWLARLNRGYLRGLDWAFEHRVTVLVMVAITTLLTCVLFLLLPKGLLPEQDTGMIEGISLGSPRASFERMAASTRTLAGRVANDSAVASVSSFVGIDQNNPTINQGRMLISLKDGDASRTVIQRLTRDVGQRADLKLYLHPVQDLTLDDQINANSYRVGVQATDRAELDEWTQRLLDALRTDPMFTDVQSQAQQQGNVLTFDFDRATASRLGLTAQDLDNALYDAFGDRQISTIYTHVNQYHVTLGADVRLVGESPLALLDGLYVGTTSASSSSSSSSSSTSTSGSTSTSLAPLSSIATATVGAAPLTIQRQAQFPYADVSFNLADGVTLGTAVSRLEAIEQKLNAPASVQMNFEGAAQLYSTSLANEALLLIGALVAVYILLGILYESLVHPLTILSTLPSAACGALAALLLCGGELDIIGLIGIVLLVGIVMKNAIMMIDFALEQERTLGLAGRDAMRRACELRFRPILMTTCASLFGALPLALGTGIGHELRQPLGIAIIGGLVVSQLLTLFSTPVIFLALHRFATRAAITPTDDANAS; from the coding sequence ATGGATATTTCCCGCCCGTTCATTCGCCGTCCCGTCGCAACGGGACTGATGACACTTGCCCTGTTGCTGATCGGTCTGATCGCGTACCGGCTGATGCCCGTGTCCGCGTTGCCCGAAATCGACTACCCGACGATCCAGGTTTATACGCAATACCCGGGTGCATCGCCCGATGTGATCAGCACGTCCGTCACCGCGCCGCTCGAAAAGCAGTTCGGGCAGATGGCAGGCTTGAAGCGCATGAACTCGACGAGTTCGCTCGGCGTGTCGCTCGTCACGTTGCAGTTCCTGACCTCGACGAATCTCGACGAAGCGGAACAGGAAGTGCAGGCCGCGATCAACAGCGCGAACAGCACGCTGCCGTCGAATCTGCCGTATCCGCCCGTCTACAGCAAGGTGAATCCCGCCGATACGGCCGTGCTCACGCTCGCCGTCACGTCCGATGCGCTGCCGCTCACGCGCGTCGAAGACCTGACGGACACGCGCATTGCGCAGAAGCTCTCGCAGGTGTCGGGTGTCGGCCTGGTCACGCTGTCGGGCGGCGCGCGGCCCGCCGTGCGTGTGCAGACCGACACGCGCGCGTTGAACGCGATGGGTTTGTCGCTCGAAGACGTACGCACGGCCGTCGGCGACGCCAACGTGAACAGCGCGAAAGGCACGATCGACGGCAACTTGCAGGCTTTCACGATCGATGCCAACGATCAGCTCACGTCCGCCGCCGATTATCAGGACCTCGTGCTCGCGTACCGCAAGGGCGCGCCTGTGCGTCTTGCCGATGTCGCGAGGATTTCGCAGACCGCGGAGAATCCGCGCCAGGCCGCATGGAGCGGCGCAACGCCCGCAATCATCGTCAACGTGCAGCGGCAACCGGGCGCGAACGTGATCGAGGTCGTGGACGGGATCGAAGCGCTGTTGCCGCAACTGCGCGCGTCGCTGCCCGCGACCGTGAAGATCAGCGTGCTCAGCGACCGCACGCAGACGATCCGCGCTTCCGTGCACGACGTGAAGATGGAACTGGTGGCGGCGATTGCGCTCGTCGTGATGGTCGTATTCGTGTTTCTGCGCCGGCTCGAATTCACGCTGATTCCCGCCGTGACCGTGCCGTTCGCGCTGGTCGGCACGGTGGCGGGCATCTATGCGCTGGGCTTCTCCGTCAACAACCTCACGCTGATGGCGCTGACGGTGGCGACGGGCTTTGTGGTCGACGATGCAATCGTGATGCTCGAAAACGTGATGCGTCACATCGAGAACGGCGAGACGCCACTGGACGCCGCGTTGAAAGGCGCGCGGCAGATCGGCTTCACGATTCTGTCGATCTCGGTCGCACTCGTCGCCGTGCTGATTCCGCTGTTCTTCATGCCCGACGTGATTGGCCGCCTGTTTCGCGAGTTTGCACTGACGCTGGCGATTGCGATCGTGATTTCCGCGTGGGTGTCGCTCACGCTGACGCCGATGATGGCCGCACGCATGTTGCGCGCCGACCGTGCCGCGAGCGATAGCGACGCCACCGCGAGGGACTGGCTCGCGCGTTTGAATCGCGGGTATCTGCGTGGACTGGATTGGGCATTCGAGCATCGCGTCACGGTGCTGGTGATGGTTGCAATCACCACGCTGCTGACATGCGTGCTATTCCTGCTGCTGCCGAAGGGCCTGTTGCCTGAGCAGGACACGGGGATGATCGAAGGCATTTCGCTCGGTTCTCCGCGCGCGTCGTTCGAGCGCATGGCCGCTTCGACGCGCACGCTGGCGGGCCGCGTTGCGAACGATAGCGCAGTGGCCAGCGTGTCGTCGTTCGTCGGCATCGACCAGAACAATCCGACCATCAACCAGGGGCGTATGCTCATCAGCCTGAAGGATGGCGATGCGAGCCGCACGGTCATTCAACGGCTGACACGAGACGTCGGGCAGCGCGCGGACCTCAAGCTCTATCTGCATCCCGTGCAGGATCTGACACTCGATGACCAGATCAACGCGAACAGCTATCGCGTCGGCGTGCAGGCCACCGACCGCGCCGAACTCGACGAATGGACGCAACGCCTGCTCGACGCGCTGCGTACAGACCCGATGTTCACTGACGTGCAGAGCCAGGCGCAGCAGCAAGGCAACGTGCTGACATTCGACTTCGACCGCGCGACGGCGTCGCGCCTCGGGCTGACTGCGCAGGACCTCGACAACGCGCTGTACGACGCGTTCGGCGACCGGCAGATTTCGACCATCTATACGCACGTGAACCAGTATCACGTGACGCTCGGCGCGGATGTGCGGCTGGTCGGCGAGTCGCCGCTTGCGTTGCTCGACGGGCTGTATGTGGGGACGACGAGCGCCTCGTCTTCTTCTTCGTCGTCGTCATCATCGACTTCGACTTCGGGCAGCACGTCCACTTCGCTTGCGCCGCTGTCGAGCATCGCGACGGCGACAGTCGGTGCCGCACCGCTGACGATCCAGCGCCAGGCACAGTTCCCCTACGCGGACGTGTCGTTCAATCTCGCGGACGGCGTGACGCTCGGCACGGCCGTCAGTCGCCTCGAAGCGATCGAACAGAAGCTGAATGCGCCCGCGAGTGTTCAGATGAACTTCGAAGGCGCGGCGCAGCTTTACAGCACGTCGCTTGCCAATGAAGCGCTGCTGCTGATCGGCGCTCTTGTCGCTGTCTACATCCTGCTCGGCATCCTGTACGAAAGCCTCGTGCATCCGCTGACGATCCTTTCGACGCTGCCTTCCGCCGCCTGCGGCGCGCTCGCCGCGCTGCTGCTGTGCGGCGGGGAACTCGACATCATTGGTCTGATCGGTATTGTGTTGCTGGTCGGCATCGTGATGAAGAACGCGATCATGATGATCGACTTCGCTCTCGAGCAGGAGCGCACGCTCGGTCTTGCCGGGCGCGACGCGATGCGCCGTGCGTGCGAACTGCGCTTCCGGCCGATCCTGATGACGACCTGCGCTTCATTGTTCGGCGCACTGCCGCTCGCGCTCGGCACGGGGATAGGCCACGAACTGCGGCAGCCGCTCGGCATCGCGATCATCGGCGGGCTGGTGGTGAGCCAGTTGCTCACGCTGTTCTCGACGCCCGTGATCTTTCTTGCGCTGCATCGCTTTGCAACGCGCGCGGCGATCACGCCGACCGACGACGCGAACGCGAGCTAA